The Spirochaetota bacterium genome segment ATTCCATCCTTTAGTGCAACGCGGTTATCAATATCCCTTACAACTAGAGAAACCTTCTCACCAAGAGGCTGATTCACCTGCTTGCCATCATAAAAACGCATCCTCAGTGCATCGTGATGCTCTATTAAGAGCTGCAAGCTCCTCCTCAATGCATCCTCGTCAATGCTCGCGCCACACTTAAATATTAAGAATTGATTGAAGTGATTCTCGTTTGCCAATCCCAGTTCAAAAAACCACTTCTGTATCGGTGTTAGAGATGCCTCACCGATTACAGGCCCTTGCTCAGTCCTTACGCCATCGCTTATCACCGCTACAGCGGCAAGCTCGACTATGTTTTGGCGTTCAAATATGTCCTTTGGACGAATTACATAACCCCTCTTCTTCAGTCTACCAACAACCTGAAGGCTAGTGATGGAATCGCCTCCCATATCAAAAAAATTATCATATATTCCGATCCTCTCTAGGCCAAATATCTCTGTCCATATTTCGACCAGGACACACTCCACTTCACTTCGAGGCGCAATATATTCACTTTTCACTACATCTCCAGCCCTCCTCATATCGAGCAACGCATCCCTGTCTACCTTGCCATTGGGTGTCAAGGGTAATTCATTCAGAGATACAAAACGCAACGGAATCATATATTCAGGCAACCTCTCCCTCAAAAAGGCCTTTATCTCGCTTGAAGATATCTCATCATCACTCACATAATATCCGACAAGGTGTCTGCTGCCTGAGGCCTCCTCCATGTCCAGCACAACACAATCCTGAATGCCATCATACTTGCATAATGCCGCCTCCACCTCGCCAAGCTCTATGCGATAACCCCTGATCTTAACCTGATGGTCAACCCTACCAAGGAACTCGATGTTACCGTCCGAGAGCCACCTGCCTATGTCGCCAGTGCGATACATCCTCTCCCCATCAATAAATGGATTTGACACAAAGGCTTGGGCAGTGGGATCAGCCTTGTTCAAGTACCCCCTCGCCACACCCGGGCTGGAAATATATATCTCACCAGGAACGCCTATTGGCATCAGGTTTAAATTCTTATCCAGTATATATATCCTAGTGTTAGCTATAGGCTTCCCTATGGGGACATTAGAGCATTCGGGATTCAGCCTGGAAAACCTATATACTATACATCCGACAACAGTCTCCGCAGGCCCGTACTCATTATAGATGATCAAATCCGCGTATTTATTCAACATTGACCTGGAGACATTTGCTGATAGAGCCTCGCCTCCAATGATAAACCTATTCAATTTCTCAGATTTCTCAAGACCTTCATCTGTAAGCCGATCGACAATATCCAGATGAGCAGGGGTAAGCTTAGCAATATCGCATCTTTCGCTTATGAGCATTTGCTCGATAAGCGTATTTGGATCAAGACCCTGTGGTTGGATCTCAATGCATCCCCCTGCAACTAAGGGCGCAAAGATGCTGGTTACAGTAAGGTCAAAGGAGATGGACGTATATAAGGGAAAACCTTCATGTGCTTTAATATCATAGTAGGTGAGAGCCCAGGAGATGTAATTTACCAATCCCCTATGTTCAACCTCAATACCCTTGGGACTACCAGTTGATCCGGATGTATAAATTACATAGACTAGATCCACATTAGTATTTATCACCTCCGGCCTAAAACTTGGCATCCTGCTGATATCCCTCCAGTCCCTATCCAAACAGATTATCTCGCCTTGATAGGGTGGCAATTCCTTCAACATTGATGAATGGGTTAAGATCATCCCGGCATCACAATCATCAATCATGTATTCAAGCCTTGCCTTGGGATATTCCGGGTCCAATGGCACATAAGCGCCACCAGCTTTTATTATTCCAAGCAACCCAACAACCAGATCTGTAGAGCGATCCAAAAATACGCCCACACACATATCAGGCCGAATCCCTCTTGTTCTGAGATAATGCGCCAACCTATTAACCCTCTCATCCATATCTACATAGGTTAAGCATTCATCACCATCCACAATGGCTATCCCATCAGAATTCTCATCCACCCGCTCCTCAATAAGTTCGTGAATGCAACTGTGATCAGGGTAAAGGGTATCTGTGATATTGAATTCCTGAAGCATCCTTTTCTCTCCAGTTCCCATGATCTCAATGCAATTTGCGTTACATAAAGGATTCTGAATCATGTGAACAAGTATATTGCGCAAATGCTCCAGCATACATTCTATGGTTTTTTCCTTAAATCGATCCCCTGCATAGGAGAGAGAGATCTCCATCTGATTTCCAGGCATAACGACCAGGCACAAATCAAAATTTGTCTCCTCCAACATCTTCATGTCAGATAAAATCAGATCCTCATCAATAGAGAGGGAATTGGGATCAAGGGGATAGTTCTCGAATACAACAATGCTATTAAAGAGGTCCTCCCCAGCAGGAACCTGACTGCATGCCTTGATTTCAGGGAGGAATGAATACTCAAATCCCTGCATCTCTGAAAATCCCTCTTGAATATTTTCGAGCATCTCAGCAACTGTGGAGGTGAGACCAACCCTCATAGGAAGTGTATTGATAAATAGCCCTATCATCTCCTCTGAACCGGTGAGCGAGGCTGGTCTGCCGGAAACCGTAATGCCGAAAACAACATCATCACTATTACTGTAGCGACCAAGCAGGATTCCCCAGGCGGCCTGAATCAATGTACTAGAGGTAATCCTCTGATTACGGGCGAATGACTCGAGCGAATCTGTGATATCTTCAGATAGCCTTATCTCCCTCTTCTCAATCCTACGCTCGCACTTTAGTGACTTATAATCCCACAGTAATTCTGTTGGTGTGTCAAATCCATGGAGATATTCACTCCAAAATTGTTTAGCCCTCTCCATATCCTGCTTGGCAAGCCAAGATATATAATTCTTGTAGGGTGGTCGTAAAAGTACTGGCAGGGGCTGATCATTTCTTAAAGAGGTGTATGCAGCAAAGAGATCTGTAATAATATGAGAGAGGCACCATCCATCCAAGAGGATATGATGATAGCTCCATATAAAATAATTCCTATTCGACTCCAGTTCAATTACCTGCAAACGCATTAGCGGACCCTTTGCCATATCAAAGGGGTCTTGCCTATCTAAACGTAAAATCTCTTCTATTCTCTCTTTCTGCCCCTTATTATCCAGATCATTAAGATGATGCACCTTGATGCTTATGGGTCGTTTCTTCAATACGAGTTGAACTGGCTGGCCTGCATCCTTCCAATTGAAGACGGTTCTAAATACCGGATACTGATCTATGAGATAATTCCATGCGTCTTCAAGGTGTTTCAGGTATAGAGTCCCTTCTATTATGCAACAGAACTGTTCAAAATAAACCGATTGCTGCGGCTCATACAGGGTATGAAAGAGCATCCCCTGTTGCATAGGGGACAGGGGGTAAATGTCAGCTATATTCTTCTTTGACAAATAGTGCATAATCTTCCCAAAAATTCCATAACATTCAAATGACGGAATTCACAGATCACCATGAAATCACATCTCATCATCTATATTCTTATATTTCTGATGATTTTACAAATCCTGTTGTCACACAATATTTAATCAGCCTTTTTAGTAATTCTCTGTCCAGAGAGGGCCATCTAAATCCTACTGAATCTAAGAAATGGCTTGAAATACGATTATCGTATTTCACCCTAGTCTTAGGTGTAAAGGAAGCTGTAATATAGGGGATAAGCTTTTGAACAACCTCCTCCAACTCCTTGTTCTCTAAGGCATTTTGTATAGCAGTAGCATAATCTTCTACACTTAGGGACTGAATATTATATCCAAAGGATGATAATTGTTCTCTTAGATTGTTTATGGTAATCAGGTTGGGATTGTACAGGTGAAAGGTATGACCTGATGTCTCTGGAAGCAACATAAGATTAACTATTGCATCTCTGCAAGAATCAACGGGGGTCATATCCAATTGTCCGTCGCTATCACCTGGCACAACACCCATCTGAATTATTGCCTTAATTAGTCCATAGAATGCATTGGTATCTATGGAGCGTTGGAACTTCCCGGTTGTGGAGTCTCCCACCAATGCACCAATCCTATAAATAGTAGCGTTAAATCCATTGCCCGTCGCATCCCTCACTAAAGACTCAGCCTCGAATTTGCTCCTTCCATAAACATTATTGAGCACCTGTCCCCTATTATAGTCCAATTCACTGAATACGATTTGAGACATATTGGGGATATAATCCCCTGAAATGCTTAATGTTGATATATGATGGAATCTCTTACAATTTCCTATCCTTGCTAGATCAAGCAATCTCTTTGTGCCCATTACATTTATTTTTTCAAAATGAGAATACTCGCCATAGTGCCTGACATCAGCAGCAGAATGCACGATTGTGTCCACTTTCTCAAGCAGCATCCACATATCATCAACATCTAAACATATCCCATCAATCTCCAGATCGCCTAGGATTGGTGTTATTCTTGAACAATCCACCTCAATCAGATTAAAATAAAAATCCATGGTAGATAAAACACGTTGTATAATATGTTCTTTACTCTCTCCACGGATGAGACAATAGACATGCGCATTGGTTTTATTCAAGAGTTCATAGAGGAGATGGGCACCAAGATAACCGGTCACTCCGGTAAGGAGTACTGCCTTAAGATTTTCCTTTTGCCCTGAGATTGGTATGATCCTGTTTTTTTCAATTTCTATAGTAGTATCATCCTCAGTCATAGAAATATCAGACTCCTTTCCCTCAGTTTCCATTCGTTCACGGGCTTTCTGTGCAAGATCCGCTATTGTCTGATAATCGAAAAAATCCTGGATCGTAATGGGATAGGACAACTTTAATTTCGCAATCGCCTTCAGGATTAACAATGAGTGCCCACCCAAATCAAAAAAATTATCATATATGCCTACCTTATCAATACCCAAGACCTCCTGCCAAGCTAAAGCCAATACCCGCTCTAAATCATCTCTGGGCGCAGCATACACCCTCTCCATCACAGGCCGTAAACCATTTATATCTGGGAGAGCCTTACGGTCAATCTTGCCATTAGGCGTCAACGGCAGACTCTCCATAAGCATAAAGCGGGATGGAATCATATAATCAGGCAAATTCTCGCCTATATGTGAACGAAGTGAGCTCGTGGAAAACTCAACATCCGAAACATAAAAGGTTGCCAAGTACTTATTCCCTTCCGGATCATCCCTGGCTACCACAACCACATCCACTATGCCATCATAAGAGAGTAAGCACGCCTCGATCTCTCCCAACTCTACGCGGTTACCCCTGATCTTAACCTGGTTATCAATCCTACCCAAATATTCGATACTTCCATCATAGAGCCACCTGCCAAGATCGCCAGTTCTATATAGCCTGCCATATCTCGATTGAGCGCTGGGTATAAAGACCTCATCCGTCTTCTCAGGCTTATTTATATACCCCTCTGCAAGACCTAGACCAGCAAGATATATCTCACCTGCTATGCCAATAGGCACTGGATTCATATTTCTATCCAGTATATATACCTCCATATTTGCAATGGGTCTGCCAATAGGAATAGC includes the following:
- a CDS encoding amino acid adenylation domain-containing protein, with the protein product PGSRMSISLHYYRSLFDSAMISRVLFHLEQILRVLVSDPGLSVSDVDMLTSDERERILVSFNNTAKPYPLERCVFQMIEDQATRAPDSIAVTFEDKSLTYNELNGKANQLARYLRKLGVGRETMVGMMLDRSLEMMIALLGIMKSGGAYVPIGTEYPDSRVDYILEDTLSPIVLTQERHVHRLSDRNVMSLCLDSQWEDIAKEEASNLSYLSGPEDVVYVLYTSGSTGIPKGVACIHQGLCNRLFWMQEEYPLLGDDCILQKTPYTFDVSGWEFFWALMFGARVHFLNPGMEKDPLNIINVISDREITTIHFVPSMLSGFLRIMDDENRSCLKSLRRVFCSGEALLAEHRDVFFKYIDCELHNLYGPTEASIDVTYYECSPRDKSSAIPIGRPIANMEVYILDRNMNPVPIGIAGEIYLAGLGLAEGYINKPEKTDEVFIPSAQSRYGRLYRTGDLGRWLYDGSIEYLGRIDNQVKIRGNRVELGEIEACLLSYDGIVDVVVVARDDPEGNKYLATFYVSDVEFSTSSLRSHIGENLPDYMIPSRFMLMESLPLTPNGKIDRKALPDINGLRPVMERVYAAPRDDLERVLALAWQEVLGIDKVGIYDNFFDLGGHSLLILKAIAKLKLSYPITIQDFFDYQTIADLAQKARERMETEGKESDISMTEDDTTIEIEKNRIIPISGQKENLKAVLLTGVTGYLGAHLLYELLNKTNAHVYCLIRGESKEHIIQRVLSTMDFYFNLIEVDCSRITPILGDLEIDGICLDVDDMWMLLEKVDTIVHSAADVRHYGEYSHFEKINVMGTKRLLDLARIGNCKRFHHISTLSISGDYIPNMSQIVFSELDYNRGQVLNNVYGRSKFEAESLVRDATGNGFNATIYRIGALVGDSTTGKFQRSIDTNAFYGLIKAIIQMGVVPGDSDGQLDMTPVDSCRDAIVNLMLLPETSGHTFHLYNPNLITINNLREQLSSFGYNIQSLSVEDYATAIQNALENKELEEVVQKLIPYITASFTPKTRVKYDNRISSHFLDSVGFRWPSLDRELLKRLIKYCVTTGFVKSSEI